The genomic interval GCACCCCATCCGGCTCCGAGGGCAAAGCGCGTCGCGCTCCGGGGCGGCCGCGACTTCCGTTCGATCGAATCATTGATGCGGCGTTGCGCATTGTCGATGAGGAGGGGGCCGAGGCGTTGTCGATGCGCACGCTCGCCCAGCGGCTGGACACCGGTACTGCGACTCTCTACCGCGCGGTGGCCAATCGTGGTGAATTGGTGGCGCATGTGGTCGACCGGATCTTCGGTGAGATCGATTTCGATCCCGTCGCGGTGCGGGATATGGACTGGCAGCAGGCGTGCCTGACGGCTGCGCAAGGGCTCTTCGACGTTCTGAGTCGCCATCGGCGCATCGCGCCACTGCTCATCGAACAAGTGCCGGTCGGGCCGAACGCGATGCTGCATCGCGAGCGCTTTCTCGAGTTCCTGCTGGCCAGTGGCTTCTCTCCGGTGACCGCGGCACGCGCGTATGCCACCATCGCCCGTTTCGTCCTGGGCTTCGCGGCGCAGTTGCCCGCGCACGACGGATTGGCGCAGGCGGAGCCCGCGGCGATCGCCGCGTTCTACCGTCGGCTCGATCCGGCCACCTTCCCGGCCACGCTGGCCGTTGCCGATGTCCTGCCCTCGGGCCGGCTCGAGGAGGAATTCGGCTTCGGTTTGCGACTGCTCGTCACCGCGCTGGCGGATATGCGCACCGAGGCTTGACGCCTCCCCTAATTTCGGCAACACTGTTGCCATTATGAGGGGACCGAGAGCAGCCGACGATTACATCGACGCGGACTCGCGCTTCACCACGGTCGACGGCGCGAACATCCACTACAAGCGGGCCGGAGCGGGACCACCGGTGTTGCTGCTGCACGGCAGCGGTTCCTCGCTG from Nocardia wallacei carries:
- a CDS encoding TetR/AcrR family transcriptional regulator; its protein translation is MIDAALRIVDEEGAEALSMRTLAQRLDTGTATLYRAVANRGELVAHVVDRIFGEIDFDPVAVRDMDWQQACLTAAQGLFDVLSRHRRIAPLLIEQVPVGPNAMLHRERFLEFLLASGFSPVTAARAYATIARFVLGFAAQLPAHDGLAQAEPAAIAAFYRRLDPATFPATLAVADVLPSGRLEEEFGFGLRLLVTALADMRTEA